A single region of the Rhodopirellula bahusiensis genome encodes:
- a CDS encoding alpha-amylase family glycosyl hydrolase — MTTATNVNLLKPPLPPDPAPAPAKNMNAMLTNALMHAVRNGVKDSRAQSALNRLLPKLESFWEVENVSQQEADEIQMRIVQHWDDLFGYLVHLYGDQWDFFYHLEQILHTIIRGWRMRPEPLKQDDENRINNPEWYQSEKLVGGALYVDLFSENLGELRKQIPYFQDLGLSYLHLMPLFAVRPGNNDGGYAISNYRSVDPRVGTIDDLRLLADDLREAGILLVLDFVFNHTADDHYWAQQAQSGNEEYQKYYFIFPDREVPDQYERTLREIFPTVRRGNFTWHDGMQQWVWTTFNSFQWDLNYRNPEVFRAMLSEMLFIANTGVDLLRLDAVAFIWKQMGTNCENLPEAHTLIRAFNSCVRIAAPGLVFKSEAIVHPDDVVRYISHKECQTSYNPTLMALMWESLATRDTKLLRRSLARRHKLPERTTWVNYLRCHDDIGWTFDDADAAAVGIEAFGHRQFLNAFYTGQFEGSFARGVPFQHNPDNGDMRISGTLASLAGLEQAIEAESDDLKELAIRRILLLNAMMLSVGGIPLVYLGEEWGALNDYDFVKDPAKAGDTRWVHRPKMQWKFLDELGDDGSIRGRIYRSIRKLIAIRKMTPAFGGLDMELLVLESPHLLGYVRQHEGNRVIVVANFCEHSQEIDSNRLRTAGMGRFFEDLYSGQTITTSHPLTLGPYEFMWLHRV; from the coding sequence ATGACGACCGCAACCAACGTCAATCTTCTGAAACCGCCACTGCCTCCTGATCCAGCCCCCGCTCCAGCAAAGAACATGAACGCAATGCTCACCAACGCGCTGATGCACGCGGTTCGCAACGGCGTGAAGGATTCGCGGGCGCAGAGTGCGTTGAATCGTTTGCTGCCGAAATTGGAATCGTTTTGGGAAGTCGAAAACGTTTCCCAGCAAGAAGCCGACGAAATTCAGATGCGAATCGTCCAGCACTGGGACGACCTGTTTGGTTACCTGGTGCACCTGTACGGCGACCAATGGGATTTCTTTTACCACCTCGAACAAATCCTGCACACGATCATTCGCGGCTGGCGGATGCGCCCCGAGCCGTTGAAGCAGGACGACGAAAATCGCATCAACAATCCGGAGTGGTATCAATCTGAGAAGCTGGTCGGCGGAGCCCTCTACGTTGATTTGTTCAGCGAAAATCTCGGCGAGTTGCGAAAGCAGATCCCGTATTTTCAAGATCTCGGGCTGAGCTACCTTCACCTGATGCCGCTATTCGCGGTGCGACCAGGCAACAACGACGGCGGCTATGCGATCAGCAACTACCGCAGCGTGGATCCTCGAGTCGGAACGATCGACGATCTGCGGTTGTTGGCGGACGATCTGCGCGAGGCTGGAATTCTTTTGGTGCTCGACTTTGTATTCAATCACACCGCCGACGATCACTACTGGGCCCAACAAGCTCAGTCGGGAAATGAGGAATACCAAAAGTACTACTTCATCTTTCCTGATCGCGAAGTGCCGGATCAGTACGAGCGGACGCTTCGTGAAATCTTCCCGACCGTTCGCCGTGGGAACTTCACGTGGCACGATGGGATGCAGCAATGGGTCTGGACGACGTTCAATAGCTTCCAGTGGGATTTGAATTATCGAAACCCGGAAGTCTTCCGAGCGATGTTGTCGGAGATGTTGTTCATTGCCAACACGGGTGTCGATCTGTTGCGTCTGGATGCGGTCGCTTTCATTTGGAAACAAATGGGAACGAACTGCGAAAACCTTCCCGAAGCCCACACGTTGATTCGAGCATTCAACTCGTGCGTTCGAATCGCAGCACCCGGTTTGGTGTTCAAGAGCGAAGCGATTGTGCATCCCGATGATGTGGTGCGTTACATCAGTCACAAAGAATGCCAAACGTCGTACAACCCGACGCTGATGGCGTTGATGTGGGAGTCGCTGGCCACGCGAGACACCAAGTTGCTGCGAAGATCTTTGGCCCGACGCCATAAATTGCCGGAGCGAACGACGTGGGTGAACTACCTGCGTTGTCACGACGACATCGGTTGGACTTTCGATGACGCGGACGCTGCGGCGGTTGGAATCGAAGCTTTTGGGCATCGCCAATTCCTCAATGCGTTTTACACCGGTCAGTTCGAAGGCTCTTTCGCGCGAGGTGTGCCATTCCAGCACAACCCCGACAACGGCGACATGCGGATCAGCGGGACGCTCGCATCATTGGCGGGTTTGGAGCAAGCCATCGAGGCTGAAAGCGACGATTTGAAAGAACTGGCGATTCGCCGCATTCTGTTGCTCAACGCGATGATGCTCAGTGTCGGCGGGATTCCGTTGGTGTACTTGGGAGAAGAGTGGGGAGCACTGAACGACTACGATTTCGTCAAAGATCCCGCGAAAGCCGGCGACACCCGTTGGGTTCACCGTCCCAAAATGCAGTGGAAGTTCCTCGACGAACTTGGTGATGACGGTTCCATTCGCGGTCGCATTTATCGATCGATTCGCAAGCTGATCGCGATTCGAAAAATGACGCCAGCGTTTGGTGGTTTGGACATGGAGCTGTTGGTGCTCGAGTCGCCTCACCTGCTCGGCTACGTTCGTCAACACGAAGGCAACCGTGTCATCGTCGTCGCGAACTTTTGTGAGCACTCGCAAGAGATCGACAGCAACCGACTGCGGACGGCTGGCATGGGTCGCTTCTTCGAAGATCTCTACTCGGGGCAAACGATCACCACATCGCATCCGTTGACGTTGGGCCCGTACGAATTCATGTGGCTGCACCGCGTCTGA
- a CDS encoding HAD-IIB family hydrolase, translating into MNSTIASNPTPSRIVSITALPPKVLATDLDGTFLPLEGDDAAVASMEQIREQLNAIDVPLVFVTGRHFDSVRDAIGEFDLPKPQWILCDVGVSIYKADGEGGYVRESAYEQILDEVLGEIDIEKHRQAIGELEDFTLQESFKQGRHKWSYYVPADELEACHEAVEAYLKLHELPCSIVSSIDPFNNDGLVDVLPHGASKAFALHWWCEQHDLQPEQIVFCGDSGNDTAALIAGYRSVVVGNADRKIARKVADAHHTAGWADRLRLAKGTSTSGVLEGARWFGLLESPAELDTTQTDSIGLEESIPWGARLIASNRAEFTLWAPKQKQVVLEILPDRLIRMQRQDRGFHHCIVDGVVDGTRYQYRFVRDEATGSFVDVDAELNVDMLLHALPDPASRYQPESVHGPSAIVDTQFSFQSTATTAAKELDDLIIYEMHMGTFTEQGTYLSAIERLDELVDLGITAIELMPIAACAGRWNWGYDGTHWYAPMTAFGTPDEFRQFIDAAHTRGLLVMVDVVYNHFGPEGNYWSEFGPYTSRKHTTVWGAAPNFDDPKRGDIVRRFVIDNAIMWLNEYNLDGLRVDAIHCMKDDSAEHITTQMGEEIRKWSDEAGRRVWLIAETNVYDAAMVKPLSEGGTGFDAQWSDDFVHSMFATVRPDEQLTQRIYSPGSDLEQTLRRGFVFAGDVRGDRGRESEPTLDTDGMLRRIDTRSSIICIQNHDFIGNHPTGMRLHQLTSPETQAAAVTLAMLLPSIPMLFMGEEFASPNPFQFFVDFGDPRLQRAVVRGRKREYPQHDWSNGVLPTDEEAMRSSVIGSVESGSETMRNWYKTLISIRKQFVNTGLLSPDNFSVDVNCEANLYSLSYRSGREALQVMVRLSPLSESEPQDEAPPVDPLPATPEGASSDAWRLLADSMEAFGEPLTDGLLPNHARICYFENDEADV; encoded by the coding sequence ATGAATTCCACGATCGCATCCAACCCGACGCCCTCGCGAATTGTTTCGATCACGGCATTGCCGCCCAAAGTCTTGGCAACGGATTTGGACGGCACGTTCTTGCCGCTCGAAGGGGACGATGCCGCCGTAGCCTCGATGGAACAAATTCGAGAGCAACTCAACGCAATCGATGTGCCGCTCGTCTTTGTCACCGGTCGCCACTTCGATTCCGTACGTGATGCGATCGGCGAATTTGACCTGCCAAAGCCTCAATGGATTTTGTGCGATGTCGGTGTCAGCATCTACAAAGCGGATGGCGAAGGCGGATACGTTCGCGAATCAGCCTACGAGCAAATTCTCGACGAAGTCCTCGGCGAAATTGATATCGAGAAACATCGACAAGCAATCGGCGAGCTCGAAGACTTCACCTTGCAGGAGTCATTCAAACAAGGAAGGCACAAGTGGAGCTACTACGTTCCGGCCGATGAATTGGAAGCTTGCCACGAGGCGGTCGAGGCCTACCTCAAACTGCACGAACTGCCGTGCAGCATCGTCAGCAGCATCGACCCATTCAACAACGACGGGTTGGTCGATGTCTTGCCGCACGGAGCCTCCAAGGCTTTCGCGTTGCATTGGTGGTGCGAACAACACGATCTTCAGCCGGAACAAATCGTGTTCTGTGGCGACTCGGGCAATGACACCGCGGCGTTGATCGCCGGTTACCGCTCGGTGGTCGTTGGCAACGCGGATCGCAAAATCGCTCGCAAGGTTGCCGACGCACATCACACCGCAGGTTGGGCCGATCGATTGCGTCTGGCGAAGGGCACCAGCACTTCCGGAGTTCTCGAGGGAGCCCGTTGGTTTGGACTGCTTGAATCACCGGCCGAACTGGATACAACGCAAACAGATTCGATCGGGCTCGAGGAATCGATACCATGGGGAGCACGCCTGATAGCCTCCAACCGCGCCGAGTTCACCCTTTGGGCTCCGAAACAAAAACAGGTGGTGCTGGAGATTCTTCCTGATCGACTCATTCGCATGCAGCGTCAAGACCGAGGCTTTCACCACTGCATCGTGGACGGCGTGGTCGATGGCACCCGGTATCAATATCGATTCGTTCGAGATGAAGCTACCGGTTCATTTGTTGATGTGGATGCGGAACTTAATGTCGACATGTTGCTGCATGCTCTTCCTGATCCGGCCTCACGCTATCAACCCGAAAGCGTGCACGGTCCATCTGCGATCGTCGACACACAGTTTTCATTTCAATCGACCGCAACGACGGCTGCGAAAGAACTGGACGACCTGATCATCTACGAGATGCACATGGGAACGTTCACCGAACAGGGGACCTACCTGTCCGCGATCGAGCGACTCGATGAATTGGTCGACCTTGGAATCACCGCGATTGAATTGATGCCGATCGCTGCGTGTGCCGGACGCTGGAATTGGGGCTACGACGGAACGCACTGGTACGCACCGATGACGGCGTTCGGAACGCCCGATGAATTTCGCCAGTTCATCGATGCGGCTCACACCCGTGGATTGTTGGTGATGGTTGACGTGGTCTACAACCACTTCGGTCCCGAGGGCAACTACTGGTCTGAGTTCGGACCTTACACATCGAGAAAGCACACGACCGTCTGGGGCGCGGCGCCGAACTTTGACGATCCCAAACGAGGTGACATCGTTCGCCGTTTTGTAATCGACAACGCAATCATGTGGCTCAACGAGTACAACCTGGATGGCTTGCGAGTCGACGCGATCCACTGCATGAAAGACGACTCAGCCGAACACATCACGACGCAAATGGGGGAAGAAATCCGCAAGTGGTCCGACGAGGCCGGCCGCCGCGTGTGGCTGATCGCGGAAACCAATGTCTACGACGCCGCGATGGTCAAACCACTCAGCGAGGGTGGCACGGGATTCGATGCTCAATGGAGCGATGACTTCGTGCACAGTATGTTCGCGACGGTTCGACCTGATGAACAACTGACGCAAAGAATTTATTCGCCCGGCAGCGACCTGGAGCAAACACTTCGTCGCGGTTTCGTTTTCGCGGGCGACGTTCGTGGCGACCGAGGTCGCGAATCGGAACCGACGCTGGACACCGACGGAATGCTGCGCCGCATCGACACGCGATCGTCGATCATCTGTATCCAGAACCACGACTTCATCGGCAACCATCCTACCGGCATGCGGTTGCACCAACTGACTTCGCCGGAGACTCAAGCCGCGGCGGTAACGCTGGCGATGCTGCTGCCCTCCATTCCGATGTTGTTCATGGGAGAAGAATTCGCGTCGCCCAACCCATTCCAGTTCTTCGTCGACTTTGGTGACCCACGATTGCAACGAGCCGTCGTCCGAGGACGCAAACGCGAGTACCCGCAACACGACTGGAGCAACGGCGTGCTTCCGACGGACGAGGAAGCGATGCGATCATCCGTGATCGGCAGTGTTGAATCAGGCAGTGAAACGATGCGGAACTGGTACAAGACCCTGATTTCGATCCGCAAACAATTCGTCAACACCGGCCTACTCTCGCCGGACAACTTCAGCGTTGACGTCAATTGCGAGGCCAACCTGTACTCGCTCAGCTATCGATCTGGACGCGAGGCCTTGCAGGTCATGGTCCGCCTGTCACCACTCAGCGAATCAGAACCCCAAGACGAAGCACCGCCCGTTGATCCGTTGCCGGCCACGCCGGAGGGTGCATCCTCCGACGCGTGGCGATTGCTTGCTGATTCAATGGAAGCGTTTGGAGAACCGTTGACCGATGGGTTGCTGCCCAACCACGCTCGCATTTGCTACTTCGAAAACGACGAAGCGGACGTCTGA
- the queA gene encoding tRNA preQ1(34) S-adenosylmethionine ribosyltransferase-isomerase QueA, with protein sequence MLVDRLFPTLFLRPYASFRMPSLDLYDYELPRELIAQEPLPNRVDARLMVIDRASGEIEHHHVRDLPELLRAEDVMVMNNSRVVPARLFGRRTKTGGRWQGLFLRSDRATGVWELLTKTRGTLQTGETITLDDRDARAGGELMVIGRDDEGHLLVQPVPNDFFEGPSQAIEPGKWLDRYGRIPIPPYIRDGHMVDADVTNYQTVFASSKPEDAGSVAAPTAGLHFTKQLMGEIAKGQTAMAEVTLHVGIGTFRPIEVDDIDQHRMHEEWGRIEDDAVEIINDRRSGGGRCVAVGTTSVRVLESCVAQRDETNGRGVAETWTGATDIFIKPPYRFGVVDALMTNFHLPKSSLLVLVSAFAGHDLIRRAYKEAIANEYRFFSYGDAMLIV encoded by the coding sequence ATGCTGGTCGATCGATTGTTTCCGACACTTTTCCTCCGTCCGTACGCGTCTTTCCGCATGCCATCCCTGGATCTCTACGACTACGAACTGCCTCGCGAACTGATCGCACAGGAGCCTTTGCCAAACCGAGTCGACGCTCGGCTGATGGTGATCGATCGGGCATCGGGTGAGATCGAACATCACCATGTTCGGGACCTTCCAGAATTGCTTCGAGCGGAAGATGTGATGGTGATGAACAATTCGCGAGTCGTTCCGGCTCGATTGTTTGGCAGACGCACCAAAACGGGAGGTCGCTGGCAGGGGCTGTTCTTGCGGTCCGATCGAGCGACCGGCGTCTGGGAGCTACTGACCAAGACTCGTGGCACGCTGCAAACCGGAGAAACAATCACGCTGGATGACCGCGACGCGAGAGCGGGTGGCGAGCTGATGGTGATCGGACGCGACGACGAAGGCCACTTGCTCGTTCAACCGGTTCCGAACGATTTCTTCGAAGGACCTTCGCAGGCGATCGAACCAGGCAAATGGCTGGATCGCTACGGCCGCATTCCCATCCCGCCGTACATTCGCGACGGACACATGGTCGATGCGGACGTGACAAATTACCAAACCGTTTTCGCCAGCAGCAAACCCGAAGATGCAGGAAGCGTCGCGGCTCCAACCGCCGGACTGCACTTCACAAAACAACTGATGGGTGAGATCGCGAAGGGGCAAACTGCAATGGCCGAAGTCACGTTGCATGTCGGCATCGGCACTTTCCGGCCGATCGAAGTCGATGACATCGACCAGCACCGAATGCACGAAGAGTGGGGCCGAATCGAAGACGACGCGGTGGAAATAATCAACGATCGTCGGAGCGGTGGTGGTCGCTGCGTTGCCGTGGGCACAACCAGCGTTCGCGTGCTGGAAAGCTGCGTGGCTCAGCGAGACGAAACGAATGGCCGCGGTGTCGCGGAAACCTGGACTGGCGCGACGGATATCTTCATCAAGCCGCCTTATCGGTTTGGCGTGGTCGATGCATTGATGACGAACTTTCACCTGCCCAAAAGTTCGCTGTTGGTTTTGGTCAGCGCGTTCGCCGGTCACGACTTGATTCGCCGTGCATACAAAGAAGCGATCGCGAACGAATACCGCTTCTTCAGCTACGGCGACGCGATGCTGATCGTGTGA
- a CDS encoding sulfatase family protein, with product MPSFQISRTIVIHFLLLAAIVSAMVLGNWSGNVSAADRPNVILLMGDDHGWDETGYNGHPHLQTPILDQMAATGLRLDRFYAAHPTCSPTRGSVITGRHPNRYGTFTPNYSIRPEEIGVASLLKQASYHTAHFGKWHLGPVKASSPTNPGAFGFDEWLSHDNFFELNPWLSHNGGAPQQFQGESSELLVDRAIEYLQTVPSDEPFFLVIWYGSPHEPYSGLPKDLALYDELPSQYSDQMTRLTSNKTGLPVRRPLGDVLRERYAEITAMDRSIGTLRQWLAANQLRDNTMLWYCGDNGTSGDGIVTSPLRGQKSDLYDGGIRVPGLIEWPAKIRQPTTSQVPSVTTDILPTLCELAGVAVPQRPLDGISLVPLLDGKMKQRNQPICFWSFDHRRESQRDPYLPEEAQRGTTPLVKLMRGNATRNFVNFHHPKIEPQDFGGNRVILDDRFKLVVSADGSKQLFEMRTDPTETENVLADQPEIAQSLTDQLQTWQQSVLESLTGQDY from the coding sequence ATGCCTTCCTTCCAGATCTCTCGGACAATCGTCATCCACTTCTTGTTGCTTGCTGCCATCGTGAGCGCGATGGTGCTCGGCAATTGGAGTGGCAACGTTTCCGCAGCAGATCGACCGAACGTCATTCTGCTGATGGGCGACGATCACGGATGGGACGAGACCGGATACAACGGCCATCCACACTTGCAGACACCGATCCTGGACCAAATGGCGGCGACCGGACTGCGACTGGATCGCTTTTATGCCGCCCATCCGACGTGCTCGCCAACAAGAGGCAGCGTCATCACCGGACGGCATCCAAACCGCTACGGAACGTTCACGCCAAACTATTCGATTCGTCCCGAAGAGATCGGTGTTGCCAGCTTGTTGAAACAAGCGAGCTACCACACCGCCCACTTCGGCAAGTGGCACCTCGGACCGGTCAAAGCCTCCTCACCGACGAACCCAGGAGCGTTCGGCTTCGACGAGTGGTTGTCACACGACAACTTCTTCGAGCTCAACCCTTGGCTGTCGCACAACGGTGGCGCACCTCAGCAGTTCCAGGGCGAGAGCTCCGAATTGCTGGTTGATCGAGCGATTGAATACCTTCAAACGGTCCCAAGTGACGAACCATTCTTTCTCGTGATCTGGTATGGATCACCGCATGAGCCCTACAGCGGCTTGCCAAAAGACTTGGCACTGTACGACGAACTGCCCAGCCAATATTCCGACCAAATGACACGCCTGACCTCCAACAAAACCGGGTTGCCAGTCCGGCGACCACTCGGCGATGTTCTCCGCGAACGCTATGCAGAAATCACTGCAATGGATCGTTCAATTGGAACCCTACGTCAGTGGTTGGCCGCGAATCAACTTCGTGACAATACCATGTTGTGGTACTGCGGCGACAACGGCACATCCGGTGATGGAATCGTCACTTCGCCACTGCGTGGCCAAAAATCGGACCTGTATGACGGCGGAATCCGCGTACCAGGATTGATCGAATGGCCGGCCAAAATCCGCCAGCCGACCACTTCGCAGGTTCCATCAGTCACAACCGACATCCTGCCAACGCTCTGTGAACTCGCGGGCGTCGCGGTGCCGCAACGACCACTCGATGGCATCAGTCTGGTTCCACTGCTGGATGGCAAGATGAAACAACGCAATCAACCGATTTGTTTCTGGAGCTTCGACCACCGCCGAGAATCCCAGCGGGATCCTTACCTGCCCGAGGAAGCCCAGCGAGGCACCACGCCGCTGGTGAAATTGATGCGGGGCAATGCAACGCGAAACTTTGTCAATTTCCATCACCCGAAGATTGAGCCGCAAGACTTCGGCGGCAACCGCGTGATCCTGGACGATCGCTTCAAACTAGTTGTCTCCGCGGATGGCTCCAAACAACTCTTTGAGATGCGTACAGATCCGACTGAGACCGAGAACGTGCTCGCCGACCAGCCTGAGATCGCCCAAAGCCTGACCGATCAACTGCAGACCTGGCAACAATCGGTGCTAGAAAGCCTCACCGGCCAGGACTACTGA
- a CDS encoding HAD family hydrolase, whose product MSMPASGTLRVTLLSLHGLIRARDCELGRDADTGGQIKYVLELAEELSRREEVESVELVTRQIFDERVGPDYAQVEEIINPKAKIVRVPFGPKRYLRKEGLWPYLETFIDQMLGHYRRVGLPDLIHGHYADAGYAGAQLARLLHVPYVFTGHSLGRVKRQRMVAASQESKAPKAPRDLDKKFKFTVREEAEEFALETASMVITSTGQEVEEQYSIYDHYQPDRMEVIPPGVDLQQFYPVDESEPLPRIHDQLTPFLKDSEKPMVVAMARPDERKNIEMLVRVFGENPKFREMANLVLVLGSRDDLREMPSGQRRVLTNVLHLIDVYDLYGHVAYPKSHRPSDVPELYRLTARRKGIFVNPALTEPFGLTLLEAAASGVPIVATNDGGPRDIIANCQNGLLVDPLSAEEIDHALMRGLTEPEQWKTWSENGIEGSRTHYSWGNHVDRYLRDVTEIIEESATPALAQSMGRTTRRLPEFDRIIMTDLDNTLTGDEDALADFVDLLNTAGRDVGFGIDTGRSLDEAMSLITKLNLPRPDVLSAAVGTELYYGQDLTPDLSWRKQIKHHWQPKLVHDVLDEVPGLFLQKDKDQSEFKISYRIDPEASPSVAQIRKMLRSAGLRVKVVLSLGSFLDIIPLRGGSELSLRHLAYRWGFEPERLLVAGDCGNDEGMLKGGTLGVVVGNYSPELDKLRRLPRIYFAEGHHARGIMEGIEYYDFLNHIRIPNDRIEHEPGKHRTSETAGEETNEQHDEQSAGDMNDDRNQRQSSETATAS is encoded by the coding sequence ATGAGCATGCCCGCCAGCGGGACACTTCGCGTCACTTTGCTTAGCTTGCACGGATTGATTCGTGCTCGAGATTGCGAACTGGGACGAGACGCGGACACGGGAGGACAGATCAAATACGTCCTCGAATTAGCGGAAGAACTTTCGCGTCGAGAGGAAGTGGAATCCGTCGAACTGGTCACGCGGCAGATCTTTGACGAGCGAGTCGGACCGGACTACGCCCAAGTCGAAGAGATCATCAATCCAAAAGCGAAAATCGTTCGTGTGCCCTTTGGGCCAAAACGGTATCTCCGGAAGGAAGGCTTGTGGCCTTATCTGGAGACCTTCATCGATCAAATGTTGGGGCATTACCGGCGGGTCGGATTGCCGGATCTGATCCACGGTCACTACGCCGATGCGGGCTACGCGGGCGCTCAATTGGCTCGCCTTCTACATGTGCCGTATGTCTTCACCGGGCACTCGCTCGGACGAGTGAAACGGCAGCGGATGGTGGCGGCATCGCAAGAATCCAAGGCTCCGAAAGCACCTCGCGATTTGGATAAAAAGTTCAAGTTCACGGTTCGCGAAGAGGCCGAAGAATTCGCGCTCGAGACCGCTTCGATGGTCATCACGAGCACCGGGCAAGAAGTCGAAGAGCAGTACTCAATCTACGATCACTATCAACCCGATCGCATGGAGGTCATCCCTCCGGGCGTCGACCTGCAGCAGTTCTATCCGGTCGATGAATCAGAACCGCTGCCGCGAATTCATGACCAGCTGACGCCCTTTTTGAAGGACTCCGAAAAGCCAATGGTCGTCGCGATGGCGCGGCCGGACGAACGGAAGAACATTGAGATGCTGGTTCGCGTGTTCGGCGAGAATCCCAAGTTTCGCGAAATGGCGAACTTGGTGCTCGTGCTGGGATCACGCGACGATTTGCGTGAGATGCCGTCCGGGCAACGCCGAGTCCTGACGAACGTTTTGCATTTGATCGATGTGTATGACTTGTACGGGCATGTCGCGTATCCGAAGTCGCATCGTCCGAGTGATGTGCCGGAGCTTTATCGTTTGACCGCCCGTCGAAAAGGGATTTTCGTCAATCCGGCGTTGACGGAACCCTTTGGGCTGACGTTGTTGGAGGCCGCGGCCAGCGGTGTTCCGATCGTTGCCACGAACGACGGCGGTCCGCGCGACATCATCGCGAATTGCCAAAACGGGTTGCTGGTCGATCCATTGTCGGCGGAAGAAATTGACCACGCGTTGATGCGTGGTTTGACGGAGCCCGAGCAATGGAAGACTTGGTCCGAAAACGGAATCGAAGGCTCGCGAACGCACTACAGTTGGGGCAACCACGTCGATCGCTACCTGCGAGACGTGACCGAAATCATCGAGGAGTCGGCGACTCCGGCGCTTGCTCAATCGATGGGCCGAACGACGCGTCGATTGCCCGAGTTCGATCGAATAATCATGACGGATCTCGACAACACTTTGACCGGCGACGAGGACGCTCTGGCGGACTTTGTTGATCTGCTGAACACGGCCGGACGAGATGTTGGATTTGGCATCGATACCGGGCGTTCGCTCGATGAAGCCATGTCGCTGATCACGAAACTCAATTTGCCGCGGCCTGATGTATTGTCGGCGGCTGTTGGTACTGAGTTGTACTACGGCCAGGACCTCACGCCTGACCTTTCATGGCGTAAACAGATCAAGCACCACTGGCAACCGAAGCTGGTTCACGACGTGCTTGATGAAGTGCCCGGTTTGTTTTTGCAAAAGGACAAGGATCAATCCGAATTTAAGATCAGCTACCGGATCGACCCGGAAGCATCGCCGTCCGTTGCACAAATTCGCAAAATGCTTCGTTCGGCCGGACTTCGTGTGAAAGTCGTGTTGTCGCTGGGATCGTTTTTAGACATCATCCCGCTCCGCGGCGGCAGCGAACTGTCGTTGCGACACCTCGCTTATCGCTGGGGGTTTGAACCCGAGCGTTTGCTGGTCGCGGGAGACTGCGGCAATGACGAAGGCATGCTGAAGGGTGGCACATTAGGCGTCGTCGTCGGGAACTACAGTCCCGAACTCGACAAGCTGCGTCGATTGCCACGGATTTACTTCGCTGAAGGGCACCACGCTCGTGGGATCATGGAAGGAATCGAGTATTACGATTTCCTCAACCACATCCGAATTCCGAACGATCGGATCGAGCACGAGCCCGGGAAGCACCGGACGAGCGAAACGGCGGGTGAGGAAACGAATGAACAACATGACGAACAATCCGCAGGCGACATGAATGACGACCGCAACCAACGTCAATCTTCTGAAACCGCCACTGCCTCCTGA
- a CDS encoding carbohydrate kinase family protein, producing the protein MTDSSIARSQVPQAGVAVIVGEVLWDCFPDRQVLGGAPLNVAWNLAGFGLQPLFVSAVGDDDLGKEILRRMREWGLSTDAVAVLPGVPTGTVAVTLEDGEPQYEIVSGVAYDQIPVPNQSVLESIKNRIRNASEQGFPSLLYHGTLAYRSPHNRKTIHELRDYFAGDDSTKLDVFFDINVRKPHYDVAWLDDLMPGAGLVKLNEDEMSDLASRELASVDDRRAAAHELLAKSDNLKCLLVTLGADGAECYLSDSAQANDSGDSKPIIVVAPEPDPLIDPVGAGDAFASVAIAGHLRKLPVEPTLKSAALFASRVCGLPGATSDDNEFYRIDFTDDPHRVPDD; encoded by the coding sequence ATGACCGATTCGTCGATTGCCCGCAGTCAAGTTCCTCAGGCAGGCGTCGCGGTCATTGTGGGCGAAGTGCTGTGGGATTGTTTCCCCGACCGTCAAGTGTTGGGTGGCGCGCCGCTGAATGTGGCTTGGAATTTGGCGGGCTTTGGACTGCAACCTTTGTTCGTCAGTGCCGTCGGTGACGACGATCTCGGCAAAGAGATCCTTCGCCGAATGCGTGAGTGGGGATTGTCCACTGATGCCGTCGCGGTCCTACCGGGAGTGCCCACCGGTACCGTTGCGGTGACGCTGGAAGACGGTGAACCGCAATACGAAATTGTTAGCGGTGTGGCATACGACCAGATTCCGGTGCCGAATCAATCTGTCTTGGAGTCGATCAAAAATCGAATTCGCAACGCCAGCGAACAAGGCTTCCCGTCGCTGCTCTACCACGGGACGCTCGCCTACCGAAGTCCTCACAATCGCAAAACGATTCACGAGCTGCGTGACTACTTTGCCGGCGACGATTCAACGAAATTGGATGTGTTCTTCGACATCAATGTTCGCAAGCCTCATTATGACGTGGCATGGCTGGACGATTTGATGCCCGGAGCGGGGCTGGTGAAGCTGAACGAAGACGAAATGAGCGATTTGGCCAGTCGTGAATTGGCCAGTGTGGACGATCGCCGAGCGGCGGCACACGAATTGCTTGCAAAGAGCGACAATCTCAAATGTCTTCTTGTAACGCTCGGCGCCGACGGTGCGGAGTGTTATTTGAGCGATTCCGCACAGGCAAACGACAGCGGTGATTCGAAACCGATCATCGTGGTTGCTCCGGAGCCAGATCCTCTGATCGATCCGGTCGGTGCTGGAGATGCGTTTGCATCAGTGGCGATCGCCGGGCATTTGAGAAAGCTGCCAGTGGAACCCACGCTGAAGTCAGCGGCGCTGTTTGCGTCGCGAGTCTGCGGTTTGCCGGGAGCCACCAGCGACGACAACGAGTTTTATCGGATTGATTTCACCGACGATCCGCATCGCGTTCCGGACGATTGA